One Streptomyces sp. B21-105 genomic region harbors:
- a CDS encoding helix-turn-helix domain-containing protein, giving the protein MSTRYLTTKEVAERYRTVPSTVRYWKHIGYIPGAMKRGRQTLYPVDVLDRWDAEQLEAGGNAA; this is encoded by the coding sequence ATGTCCACTCGCTACCTGACCACCAAGGAAGTCGCAGAGCGGTACCGCACGGTGCCCAGCACCGTCCGCTACTGGAAGCACATCGGCTACATCCCCGGCGCCATGAAGCGCGGCAGGCAGACGCTCTACCCGGTCGATGTGCTCGATCGGTGGGACGCCGAGCAGCTGGAAGCCGGAGGCAACGCGGCATGA
- a CDS encoding helix-turn-helix domain-containing protein: MTLFVKLHMLRQVKTDEIGATFGAQVKQARESLQWSQAELAKQLGHALGKEVNALVVTRIEGGKRPVSIVELVALASVFKTTPGQLLEGVKVDTDHIEADRAVTRWAMREAAARRALADLAGFLASHPHTRETVRASLFRTVGEETDEIMRRLDSAEIAELPEG, encoded by the coding sequence TTGACGCTGTTCGTGAAGCTTCATATGCTTCGCCAGGTGAAGACTGATGAGATTGGGGCGACGTTCGGCGCCCAGGTGAAGCAAGCGCGGGAGTCTCTGCAGTGGTCTCAGGCCGAGCTTGCGAAGCAGCTCGGGCACGCCTTGGGCAAGGAAGTGAATGCCCTGGTCGTCACGCGGATTGAGGGCGGGAAACGACCCGTCTCCATCGTGGAACTGGTGGCGCTCGCCTCTGTGTTCAAGACGACGCCAGGCCAGCTCCTCGAAGGCGTGAAGGTTGACACGGACCACATCGAGGCGGACCGCGCCGTGACCCGGTGGGCGATGCGGGAGGCTGCCGCCCGGCGTGCCCTTGCTGATCTCGCCGGATTCCTCGCCAGCCATCCGCACACGCGGGAGACGGTCCGCGCTTCCTTGTTTCGGACGGTCGGCGAAGAGACTGACGAGATCATGCGGCGCCTCGATTCGGCTGAGATTGCGGAACTTCCGGAGGGGTGA
- a CDS encoding FtsK/SpoIIIE domain-containing protein, which produces MTDTLPRPVINGHAKPQISLIKFEPEPPAVIEDDVVEAVDRADNPLADWLTVPDAPILPPWARSAASLKANTGAFCRLSWWHSRYHLLRVPKYAFRLAYLATKGAWRGVRGLWPTLTAHDQSAVVKALRALVQAKPEDVEAASRYALVHRQRTVSRRWRFGSAAVAVVSTAVGFHLAGPLLQTGMATAIALPLAHLGRGEGGQLLDNPTPPLRVDMSAQQLNDALRAAGLLKAGKGDDDGPKVTCVMGPVRDGRGWAVIFDLPKGGGKTAADVLAKRTAIAAELGVDEIQVIASRVRAAAGGNAGRVSMWVADDDPYLGEPNPSPLAKLETFSVWDPIPFGQDARGNRITVPIMWQSLFFGGLPRRGKTFTQRLMTAAGLLDAYVRHYVADGKGGADWMPMKTVAHRLVMGAEDDAVEALKAMLKELLAEMERRFVLLRGLPVSVCPEGKLTPAIVERYNLPVIFVTIDELQEYFTAMEKDDRDQVINDLCRIARRGPAAGFISNFASQRPDAESVPTKLREIITLRYSTQVVDQTSSDMILGKGKAAQGADASVLSEDHKGTGVLVTGPASFVTVRADFLDGPGFAALCQRGRALRQKAGQLTGDAVGDVTAAADQAGVTIAPVLSDCLDVMRHTDRMHTVDLLDRLVNVDEDRYGDFDGDRLAAELDAAGVDRTTKQVKVNGKNLAGYRRADLEAAVPAELLLAARRVEAAPSTTPATDTPSGDIAEGA; this is translated from the coding sequence ATGACGGACACCCTGCCGCGGCCCGTAATCAACGGGCACGCCAAGCCGCAGATCTCCCTGATCAAGTTCGAGCCGGAGCCGCCGGCCGTCATCGAGGACGACGTCGTCGAGGCGGTCGACCGGGCGGACAATCCGCTCGCCGACTGGCTGACCGTGCCGGACGCGCCGATCCTTCCCCCGTGGGCCCGCTCCGCAGCCTCCCTCAAGGCCAACACCGGGGCGTTCTGCCGGCTGTCCTGGTGGCACAGCCGCTACCACCTGCTGCGCGTCCCCAAGTACGCGTTCCGCCTCGCCTACCTGGCCACCAAGGGGGCGTGGCGCGGTGTGCGCGGCCTGTGGCCGACCCTGACCGCGCACGACCAGTCCGCCGTCGTGAAGGCCCTGCGTGCCCTGGTGCAGGCCAAGCCCGAGGACGTTGAGGCAGCCTCCCGGTACGCGCTGGTGCACCGTCAGCGGACCGTCAGCCGCCGCTGGCGGTTCGGTTCGGCGGCCGTCGCCGTCGTCTCCACGGCGGTCGGCTTCCACCTGGCCGGCCCGCTTCTGCAGACCGGCATGGCCACCGCCATAGCGCTGCCCCTCGCCCACCTCGGCCGCGGCGAGGGCGGGCAGCTGCTCGACAACCCGACGCCGCCCCTGCGCGTCGACATGTCCGCGCAGCAGCTCAACGACGCCCTCCGTGCTGCCGGGCTGCTCAAGGCCGGCAAGGGCGACGACGACGGCCCCAAGGTGACGTGCGTGATGGGCCCGGTCCGGGACGGCCGCGGCTGGGCCGTCATCTTCGACCTGCCCAAGGGTGGCGGGAAGACGGCCGCCGACGTCCTCGCCAAACGGACCGCCATCGCCGCGGAACTCGGGGTGGACGAGATCCAGGTCATCGCCTCCCGCGTCCGCGCGGCGGCCGGCGGCAACGCGGGACGGGTGTCGATGTGGGTGGCCGACGATGACCCCTACCTCGGGGAGCCGAACCCGTCGCCGCTGGCGAAGCTGGAGACGTTCTCCGTGTGGGACCCGATCCCGTTCGGGCAGGACGCTCGCGGCAACCGGATCACCGTCCCGATCATGTGGCAGTCGCTGTTCTTCGGCGGCCTTCCCAGGCGGGGCAAGACGTTCACGCAGCGCCTCATGACCGCGGCCGGGCTGCTGGACGCCTACGTGCGGCACTACGTCGCCGACGGCAAGGGCGGCGCCGACTGGATGCCGATGAAGACCGTGGCTCACCGGCTCGTCATGGGCGCCGAGGACGACGCCGTCGAGGCGCTGAAGGCCATGCTGAAGGAGCTGCTGGCGGAGATGGAGCGCCGGTTCGTGCTGCTGCGCGGCCTGCCCGTCTCGGTGTGCCCGGAGGGCAAGCTGACCCCGGCGATCGTCGAGCGCTACAACCTGCCCGTCATCTTCGTGACCATCGACGAACTGCAGGAGTACTTCACCGCGATGGAGAAGGACGACCGCGACCAGGTCATCAACGACCTGTGCCGCATCGCCCGCCGCGGCCCGGCCGCCGGGTTCATCTCCAACTTCGCCTCCCAGCGCCCCGACGCCGAGTCGGTGCCCACCAAGCTCCGCGAGATCATCACCCTGCGGTACAGCACGCAGGTCGTAGACCAGACGTCCTCGGACATGATCCTGGGCAAGGGCAAGGCCGCCCAGGGCGCCGACGCCTCCGTCCTGTCCGAGGACCACAAGGGCACGGGCGTCCTGGTCACCGGCCCGGCGTCGTTCGTGACCGTGCGGGCCGACTTCCTCGACGGCCCCGGGTTCGCCGCCCTGTGCCAGCGCGGCCGGGCCCTGCGGCAGAAGGCCGGCCAGCTCACCGGGGACGCCGTCGGCGACGTCACCGCGGCAGCCGACCAGGCCGGCGTCACCATCGCCCCCGTCCTGTCCGACTGCCTCGACGTGATGCGGCACACCGACCGCATGCACACCGTCGACCTCCTCGACCGGCTCGTCAACGTCGACGAGGACCGCTACGGCGACTTCGACGGCGACCGCCTGGCCGCCGAGCTGGACGCCGCGGGCGTCGACCGCACCACCAAGCAGGTCAAGGTCAACGGCAAGAACCTCGCCGGCTACCGGCGGGCCGACCTCGAGGCCGCAGTGCCTGCGGAACTGCTCCTCGCCGCGCGCAGGGTAGAGGCCGCCCCCTCTACGACCCCCGCTACGGACACCCCTTCCGGCGACATCGCCGAGGGCGCCTGA
- a CDS encoding DUF6257 family protein, whose translation MADDIEFSDFTAGEKVRIVALTARMAKRGAAGPNVDLADLKRRIERIERDALRRKQK comes from the coding sequence ATGGCCGACGACATCGAGTTCTCCGACTTCACCGCCGGCGAGAAGGTGCGCATCGTCGCCCTGACCGCCCGCATGGCGAAGCGCGGTGCGGCCGGCCCCAACGTCGACCTCGCCGACCTCAAGCGCCGTATCGAGCGCATCGAGCGCGACGCCCTGCGCCGCAAGCAGAAGTAG
- a CDS encoding DUF2637 domain-containing protein has protein sequence MNLNPTRALAIAAGLVIIALTAAAFWLSYAHLAEVALAHGMGGKEVRAWAWPATLDLFIVAGELLMLRAALAGTVDPWAIGLTVVGSGSSIALNVAGVGTSAGTLDYVVAAVPPTAALLAFGALMRQVHQALTGRAEGLHTVDALTAGVTTEEPIKADVIRSETVAPEPLEVVIPSVPMLESGTFWSDTKASDLSCKVTSAVPARTDRQVVTEVVTLTPSELRRKARSLHRQAVTSTNRPVTIKALQDELGLSRREATDLRREVVEVRS, from the coding sequence ATGAACCTGAACCCGACTCGCGCCCTGGCCATTGCAGCCGGGCTGGTCATCATCGCGCTGACGGCCGCCGCGTTCTGGCTGTCCTACGCGCACCTCGCCGAGGTGGCCCTGGCCCACGGCATGGGCGGCAAGGAAGTCCGTGCCTGGGCGTGGCCGGCGACCCTCGATCTGTTCATCGTGGCGGGGGAGCTGCTGATGCTGCGGGCCGCGCTCGCGGGCACCGTCGACCCGTGGGCGATCGGCCTGACGGTCGTCGGCTCCGGCTCGTCGATCGCCCTGAACGTGGCCGGCGTCGGCACGTCCGCCGGGACGCTCGACTATGTGGTGGCCGCGGTGCCGCCCACTGCCGCGCTGCTGGCGTTCGGCGCGCTGATGCGGCAGGTCCACCAGGCGCTCACGGGCCGGGCCGAGGGTCTCCACACTGTGGACGCCCTTACCGCCGGGGTGACCACCGAGGAGCCGATCAAAGCGGATGTTATCCGTTCTGAAACGGTCGCCCCGGAGCCGCTCGAGGTGGTCATCCCGTCGGTGCCCATGCTGGAGTCGGGGACGTTCTGGAGTGACACCAAGGCGTCCGATCTGTCCTGCAAGGTGACCAGCGCGGTACCCGCCAGGACCGACCGCCAGGTGGTCACGGAGGTCGTCACGCTCACGCCGTCTGAGCTGCGTAGGAAGGCGCGCAGCCTGCACCGGCAGGCGGTCACCTCGACGAACCGGCCGGTGACCATCAAGGCGCTTCAGGACGAACTCGGGCTGTCGCGCCGTGAGGCGACCGACCTGCGCCGCGAAGTGGTGGAGGTCCGGTCATGA
- a CDS encoding DUF6907 domain-containing protein codes for MSNEDERARQFVDRHFPAVARFLAEPRTIALDTVDHGRVELDEPAWCVGHGLEMGRPVYRHDLTHNSVRVKAGAVTEAHGWVPMLNARISWAPFLELVPVVTLELSVQHDFPAEDVAHVVQGLADCIKRLEQVAAEAIRLRGEVL; via the coding sequence ATGAGCAACGAGGATGAGCGCGCCCGCCAGTTCGTCGACCGTCACTTCCCGGCGGTGGCCCGGTTCCTCGCCGAGCCGCGCACGATCGCCCTGGACACGGTCGACCACGGCCGCGTCGAACTCGACGAGCCGGCCTGGTGCGTCGGTCACGGCCTGGAGATGGGCCGCCCTGTCTACCGCCACGACCTCACCCACAACAGCGTGCGGGTGAAGGCCGGCGCGGTGACGGAGGCGCACGGCTGGGTGCCGATGCTGAACGCCCGCATCTCGTGGGCGCCGTTCCTCGAGCTGGTGCCCGTCGTGACGCTGGAGCTGTCCGTGCAGCACGACTTCCCCGCCGAGGACGTGGCGCACGTCGTGCAGGGCCTGGCCGACTGCATCAAACGGCTGGAGCAGGTCGCCGCCGAGGCCATCCGCCTGCGGGGTGAAGTGCTGTGA
- a CDS encoding DUF6907 domain-containing protein yields the protein MKTNTRTSLPAIPQQPTAPGNRFGLLATQVPSPLPGSRFVPAALGKPADGQVIVYVECPLWCTQDHVKDWSQHAEDIDHWGSEDANWDTDCITRPGDRMLALDARLHSDPVAADPRLRAAHVLMDDESTQVFLTPEMADKTADDLIAMAAQLRHLAQRARQANASTGGGV from the coding sequence GTGAAGACGAACACGAGGACCAGCCTCCCCGCCATCCCGCAGCAGCCGACGGCCCCCGGGAACCGCTTCGGCCTGCTGGCCACGCAGGTGCCCTCGCCCCTGCCGGGCTCCCGCTTCGTGCCGGCCGCGCTGGGCAAGCCGGCCGACGGTCAGGTCATCGTCTACGTCGAGTGCCCGCTGTGGTGCACGCAGGACCACGTCAAGGACTGGTCGCAGCACGCCGAGGACATCGACCACTGGGGGTCCGAGGACGCCAACTGGGACACCGACTGCATCACCCGGCCCGGCGACCGCATGCTCGCCCTGGACGCCCGCCTGCACTCGGACCCGGTGGCCGCCGACCCGCGGCTGCGGGCCGCGCACGTCCTGATGGACGACGAGAGCACGCAGGTGTTCCTCACCCCGGAGATGGCCGACAAGACGGCCGACGACCTCATCGCGATGGCCGCGCAGCTGCGGCACCTCGCCCAGCGTGCCCGTCAGGCCAACGCGTCGACGGGTGGTGGCGTCTGA
- a CDS encoding helix-turn-helix domain-containing protein: protein MHAELISPAQTQASAAAPLRVKDIAAALRVEPSTVYAETKSGRLPSYRVGQGRGTIRISRAAFLQYCTDRGIPASELAVAL from the coding sequence ATGCACGCTGAGCTTATCTCGCCTGCCCAGACGCAGGCGTCTGCTGCGGCACCCCTCCGAGTCAAGGACATTGCCGCCGCGCTGCGCGTCGAGCCGAGCACGGTCTACGCCGAGACCAAGTCGGGCCGGCTGCCGTCTTACCGGGTCGGCCAGGGCCGCGGCACCATCCGCATCTCCCGCGCCGCCTTCCTGCAGTACTGCACCGACCGCGGCATCCCGGCCAGCGAACTGGCGGTGGCGCTGTGA
- a CDS encoding GntR family transcriptional regulator — protein sequence MARDLSALPPYQRIAAQIIARIESGELQPGDHVPSVAQIMETEGVSRATAARVPGVLRAEGYATATPGVGTIVSAPKKLTAGADRLAKLQAGGPTLGDNERVEILDAGIEPATQDVADALGLDVGAEVIRRRRRYLDSAGVVTVSSTWISGALKDAAPELLSAEPLPLMTFGLIEERTGRRVARRRDTVAVRPVPEDVAGYLEAEAGTMTLAVINHYWDQNGEPTEYAVDYLGASRELSSEYDLD from the coding sequence ATGGCTCGTGATCTCTCGGCCCTGCCCCCCTACCAGCGCATTGCGGCGCAGATCATCGCCCGCATCGAGAGCGGCGAACTCCAGCCCGGCGACCACGTCCCGTCGGTGGCCCAAATCATGGAGACCGAGGGAGTCAGCCGGGCCACGGCCGCACGAGTCCCCGGCGTCCTCCGAGCAGAGGGCTACGCCACCGCCACTCCGGGCGTGGGGACAATCGTCAGCGCGCCGAAGAAGCTGACTGCGGGTGCAGACCGCCTCGCCAAGTTGCAGGCTGGCGGGCCAACCCTCGGCGATAACGAACGTGTGGAAATCCTCGACGCCGGGATCGAGCCAGCCACCCAAGACGTAGCCGACGCCCTCGGCCTGGATGTCGGCGCCGAGGTGATCCGGCGCCGCCGTCGGTACCTCGACAGCGCGGGCGTAGTCACGGTGTCCTCCACCTGGATCTCGGGCGCACTCAAGGACGCAGCTCCGGAACTGCTATCCGCTGAGCCTCTGCCGCTCATGACGTTCGGGCTCATCGAGGAGCGGACCGGCCGGCGAGTCGCCCGGCGCCGGGACACTGTGGCGGTCCGCCCAGTCCCCGAGGACGTCGCCGGATATCTCGAGGCAGAGGCAGGAACGATGACTCTCGCCGTGATCAATCATTACTGGGACCAGAACGGCGAGCCGACCGAGTACGCAGTCGACTACCTCGGCGCCAGCCGCGAACTGTCGTCGGAATACGACCTTGACTGA
- a CDS encoding GNAT family N-acetyltransferase — MPYTADPVLPAGTLSGAPQPVLRTGDGLLLRPWRATDAPAVHAAFQDPAMHQWHIRAADSEEEVAGWIEEWRTCWQEERSAQWAVVDAHTDGLLGRVALRGVQLDEGVAEVAYWTTAVARGRGVAPRATTALTRWAFDEVGFHRLELMHATANEASCRVAGKAGFALEGTKRSAALHQDGWHDMHLHARVQGD; from the coding sequence ATGCCCTACACCGCCGACCCCGTTCTGCCCGCCGGTACCCTCTCGGGCGCCCCACAGCCCGTGCTCCGCACCGGCGACGGCCTGCTGCTGCGCCCGTGGCGGGCCACCGACGCGCCGGCCGTCCACGCCGCCTTCCAGGACCCGGCGATGCACCAGTGGCATATCCGGGCCGCCGACTCCGAGGAGGAGGTGGCGGGCTGGATCGAGGAGTGGCGGACGTGCTGGCAGGAGGAGCGCAGCGCCCAGTGGGCCGTCGTCGACGCGCACACCGACGGTCTGCTGGGCCGGGTGGCGCTGCGCGGCGTTCAGTTGGACGAGGGCGTGGCCGAGGTCGCGTACTGGACGACCGCGGTGGCCCGCGGCCGGGGGGTCGCGCCGCGCGCCACGACCGCCCTGACCCGCTGGGCCTTCGACGAAGTCGGCTTTCACCGCCTGGAGCTGATGCACGCCACCGCCAACGAGGCCTCCTGCCGGGTCGCCGGCAAGGCGGGCTTCGCCCTGGAGGGCACCAAGCGCAGTGCGGCGCTCCACCAGGACGGCTGGCACGACATGCACCTGCACGCGCGCGTACAGGGCGACTGA
- a CDS encoding RluA family pseudouridine synthase: MRRRTPPPPSPLPQRDGIDPVRVRLPGEGDWATVREHLVERLGEARAPIVDGMLAAGLVVGADGTPVRPDAPYVPGMFVWFHRELPAETPVPFPLEIVYRDEHIVVVDKPHFLATTPRGSHVTETALARLRRELGLPALGAAHRLDRLTAGLVLFTVRPEERGAYQGLFRERRVRKVYEAVAPYDPALALPRTVRSRIVKERGVLAAYEVAGEPNAVSRVELLEHSAARGLGRYRLLPATGQTHQLRVHLNSLGVPILGDPLYPEVAAPVPAGDFRRPLQLLARELEFTDPVTGTEHRLRSGRALQAWASYDRWAAAQPETAR, translated from the coding sequence ATGAGACGCCGCACCCCTCCCCCGCCCTCCCCGCTGCCGCAGCGCGACGGCATCGACCCGGTGCGGGTGCGGCTGCCCGGCGAGGGCGACTGGGCCACCGTCCGGGAGCACCTGGTGGAGCGGCTCGGCGAGGCGCGCGCCCCGATCGTGGACGGGATGCTCGCGGCGGGCCTGGTCGTCGGCGCCGACGGGACGCCGGTCCGGCCCGACGCGCCGTACGTGCCGGGCATGTTCGTGTGGTTCCACCGCGAGCTGCCGGCCGAGACGCCCGTGCCGTTCCCGCTCGAGATCGTGTACCGCGACGAGCACATCGTCGTCGTCGACAAGCCGCACTTCCTGGCCACCACCCCGCGCGGCAGCCATGTCACGGAAACGGCGCTGGCCCGGCTGCGGCGGGAGCTGGGGCTTCCGGCGCTGGGCGCCGCGCACCGCCTGGACCGGCTCACGGCCGGGCTGGTGCTGTTCACGGTGCGGCCGGAGGAACGCGGCGCCTACCAGGGGCTGTTCCGTGAGCGCAGAGTGCGCAAGGTGTACGAGGCCGTCGCGCCGTACGACCCCGCGCTCGCCCTGCCCCGGACGGTGCGCAGCCGGATCGTCAAGGAGCGCGGGGTCCTGGCCGCCTACGAGGTGGCGGGCGAGCCGAACGCGGTGAGCCGCGTGGAACTGCTCGAGCACAGCGCGGCGCGGGGGCTCGGCCGCTACCGGCTGCTGCCCGCGACAGGGCAGACGCACCAGCTGCGCGTCCATCTGAACTCCCTCGGCGTGCCGATCCTCGGGGATCCGCTCTACCCCGAGGTGGCCGCCCCCGTGCCGGCCGGCGACTTCCGGCGCCCGCTGCAACTGCTCGCGCGGGAACTGGAGTTCACCGACCCGGTGACGGGGACGGAGCACCGGCTGCGCAGCGGACGCGCGCTGCAGGCCTGGGCGTCGTACGACCGCTGGGCCGCCGCACAGCCGGAAACCGCTCGGTAA
- a CDS encoding cytochrome P450: MTPEHPTPTGAPTGPNDLALSPPPGCPAHVRGPGGLARLYGPGAEDLNELYERLREEHGPVAPVLIHDDLPMWMVLGHAENLRMVRTPSQFTKDTRTWSQLVDGKVRPDHPLMPHIAWQPICAHAEGDEHKRLRGAVTAALATIDDRSVRRHINRSSQRLVNRFCEKGGADLVGDFAEHLPMAVMCHVLGMPDEYNDTMVHAARDALKGTETAVASHEYVVGALARLTARRRAEPEDDFTSHLIGHPAALTDDEIREHLRLVLFAAYEATVNLLANVLRMVLTDPRFLAQLNGGQMTVAEAVEQSLWDEPPFSTIFGYFAKQDTELGGQHIRRGDGLFFAPAPGNVDPRVRPDLSAHMQGNRSHLAFGSGPHECPGQDIGRAIADVGVDALLMRLPDIQLDCDEDELRWTTSIASRHLVELPVRFEPKPQQDVKHKPSHAPVPPQRTVRPVSTAPQAAPAPTPAPEPTPAPAPVPVAEPAAAPRPAPAASPVQPATQPAAPARRPNAWRRFLAWWRGY; the protein is encoded by the coding sequence GTGACTCCCGAACACCCCACCCCCACCGGCGCCCCCACCGGTCCGAACGACCTCGCCCTCAGCCCGCCGCCCGGCTGCCCCGCGCACGTGCGGGGCCCCGGCGGACTGGCCCGCCTGTACGGCCCCGGCGCGGAGGACCTCAACGAACTGTACGAGCGGCTCCGCGAGGAACACGGCCCCGTGGCGCCGGTCCTGATCCACGACGACCTGCCGATGTGGATGGTCCTCGGTCACGCCGAGAACCTGCGCATGGTGCGCACGCCCTCGCAGTTCACCAAGGACACCCGCACCTGGTCGCAACTGGTGGACGGCAAGGTCAGGCCCGATCACCCGCTCATGCCGCACATCGCCTGGCAGCCCATCTGCGCCCACGCCGAGGGCGACGAGCACAAGCGGCTGCGCGGCGCGGTCACCGCGGCCCTGGCCACCATCGACGACCGCAGCGTGCGCCGCCACATCAACCGCTCGAGCCAGCGACTGGTCAACCGCTTCTGCGAGAAGGGCGGCGCGGACCTGGTCGGCGACTTCGCCGAACACCTCCCGATGGCCGTGATGTGCCATGTCCTTGGCATGCCCGACGAGTACAACGACACGATGGTGCACGCCGCCCGCGACGCCCTCAAGGGCACGGAGACGGCGGTCGCGAGCCACGAGTACGTCGTGGGGGCGCTCGCCCGGCTCACCGCCCGCCGCCGCGCCGAGCCCGAGGACGACTTCACCAGCCACCTCATCGGCCACCCGGCCGCACTCACCGACGACGAGATCAGGGAGCATCTGCGCCTGGTTCTCTTCGCCGCCTACGAGGCCACCGTCAACCTGCTCGCCAACGTGCTGCGCATGGTCCTCACCGACCCCCGTTTCCTCGCCCAGCTCAACGGCGGCCAGATGACGGTGGCGGAGGCGGTCGAGCAGTCCCTGTGGGACGAGCCCCCCTTCAGCACGATCTTCGGCTACTTCGCCAAGCAGGACACGGAGTTGGGCGGTCAGCACATCCGCCGGGGCGACGGCCTCTTCTTCGCGCCCGCACCCGGCAACGTGGACCCCCGGGTCCGCCCCGACCTGTCCGCCCACATGCAGGGCAACCGCTCCCATCTCGCCTTCGGCAGCGGCCCGCACGAGTGCCCCGGCCAGGACATCGGGCGCGCCATCGCCGACGTCGGCGTCGACGCCCTGCTGATGCGGCTGCCTGACATCCAACTCGACTGCGACGAGGACGAGTTGCGCTGGACGACGTCCATCGCCTCGCGCCATCTGGTGGAACTGCCGGTCCGGTTCGAGCCGAAGCCCCAGCAGGACGTCAAACACAAGCCGAGCCACGCCCCGGTGCCGCCGCAGCGGACCGTGCGCCCGGTGAGCACCGCGCCGCAGGCCGCTCCGGCGCCGACTCCGGCTCCGGAGCCGACTCCGGCGCCCGCGCCGGTTCCCGTCGCCGAGCCGGCCGCCGCTCCACGGCCCGCACCGGCGGCATCGCCCGTGCAGCCGGCCACGCAGCCGGCCGCGCCGGCCCGCAGGCCGAACGCCTGGCGCCGCTTCCTGGCCTGGTGGCGCGGCTACTGA
- a CDS encoding GTP-binding protein encodes MDFNGSDTLPGPRAEDHLPHTTTAAAKIVIVGGFGVGKTTMVGSVSEIRPLTTEETMTQAGIGIDDNYGSETKTATTVAMDFGRIRITDQVVLYLFGTPGQERFWFLWNGLFEGALGAVVLVDTRRLEVSFEVMGRLEEGGVPFVVAVNTFPDGPRYPLDDLRAALDLPPEIPIVECDVRRRASSRDVLMTLMRFLHSLALSRSLT; translated from the coding sequence ATGGACTTCAACGGCTCTGACACGCTCCCCGGCCCACGGGCCGAGGACCACCTGCCGCACACCACGACCGCCGCGGCGAAGATCGTCATCGTGGGCGGCTTCGGCGTCGGCAAGACCACCATGGTCGGTTCCGTCAGCGAGATCAGGCCGCTGACCACCGAGGAGACCATGACCCAGGCGGGCATCGGGATCGACGACAACTACGGCTCCGAGACCAAGACCGCCACCACCGTGGCCATGGACTTCGGCCGCATCCGCATCACCGACCAGGTCGTGCTCTACCTCTTCGGCACCCCCGGCCAGGAGCGTTTCTGGTTCTTGTGGAACGGCCTCTTCGAAGGGGCGCTGGGCGCGGTCGTCCTGGTCGACACCCGCCGCCTCGAGGTCAGCTTCGAGGTCATGGGCCGGCTGGAGGAGGGCGGCGTGCCCTTCGTCGTCGCCGTCAACACCTTCCCCGACGGGCCCCGTTACCCCCTCGACGACCTGCGGGCCGCGCTCGACCTGCCGCCCGAGATCCCGATCGTGGAGTGCGACGTCCGACGCCGCGCCTCCAGCCGCGACGTCCTGATGACCCTCATGCGCTTCCTGCACTCCCTGGCGCTCAGCCGCAGCCTCACCTGA
- a CDS encoding DUF742 domain-containing protein yields the protein MTPPQRRRRQPLPVPPPPVPPPPPTQTMRSSQPEGSPEEGEGKNPERLYIITGADGERAPLDLVTLIVACAETPSSAPPEQTAVLRMCGAPLSVAEVSAYLGLPFSVVTVLLTEMLAAELVQARAPIVRQQLPDRSLLEAVMHGLQRL from the coding sequence ATGACCCCTCCGCAACGCCGACGGCGACAACCCCTGCCGGTACCTCCCCCGCCCGTACCTCCGCCGCCCCCTACGCAGACCATGCGTTCCTCGCAACCCGAGGGGTCCCCGGAGGAGGGGGAGGGCAAGAACCCCGAACGGCTGTACATCATCACGGGAGCGGACGGCGAGCGGGCGCCCCTCGACCTCGTCACGCTGATCGTGGCGTGCGCCGAGACGCCCTCTTCCGCCCCGCCGGAACAGACCGCGGTGCTGCGGATGTGCGGAGCCCCGCTCTCGGTGGCCGAGGTGTCGGCCTACCTGGGCCTGCCGTTCAGCGTGGTGACGGTGCTGCTCACCGAGATGCTGGCGGCCGAGCTCGTCCAGGCACGCGCCCCCATCGTCCGGCAGCAGCTCCCCGACCGTTCCCTTCTCGAAGCGGTGATGCATGGACTTCAACGGCTCTGA
- a CDS encoding roadblock/LC7 domain-containing protein produces MIQQRQNFDWLLKELYDGVPGIEMIVVLSADGLRIARYAGDPDAADRVAAACAGLQSLAAAVGQEIHSSSGEMDMVVIDLSGGYFYMMSAGANAYLAVLADVRCEAGRMSGMMRDLVVRIGAHLTSPPRRNGQNV; encoded by the coding sequence GTGATCCAGCAGCGCCAAAACTTCGACTGGCTGCTCAAGGAGCTCTACGACGGCGTTCCGGGCATCGAGATGATCGTCGTGCTGTCGGCCGACGGACTGCGCATCGCCCGTTACGCCGGTGACCCCGACGCCGCCGACCGGGTCGCCGCGGCCTGCGCCGGCCTGCAGAGCCTGGCCGCCGCCGTCGGACAGGAGATCCACTCCAGCAGCGGCGAGATGGACATGGTCGTCATCGACCTGAGCGGCGGCTACTTCTACATGATGTCGGCCGGCGCCAACGCCTACCTCGCGGTCCTCGCCGACGTGCGCTGCGAGGCGGGCCGGATGAGCGGCATGATGCGCGACCTGGTCGTCCGCATCGGCGCCCACCTGACCAGTCCTCCCCGCCGCAACGGGCAGAACGTATGA